CAGCTGTTCACCGTCAATTGATGAGTGATGTGCCTTATGGAGTGTTATTATCAGGAGGATTGGATTCTTCTATTACTTCGGCAGTCGCCAAAAAATATGCTCAAAAACGTATCGAATCTGGTGATACTGTTGATGCTTGGTATCCACAATTACACTCGTTTGCCGTAGGTTTAGAAGGTTCGCCTGATTTAGCAGCAGCGCAAGTAGTAGCCGATCATTTAGGAACCATTCACCACGAAATAAAATTCACCATTCAAGAAGGATTAGATGCTGTTCGAGATGTGATTTATAATTTGGAAACTTACGATGTGACGACTGTTCGTGCCTCAACGCCAATGTATTTGATGGCAAGGGTCATCAAGTCAATGGGAATTAAAATGGTACTTTCAGGCGAAGGTTCAGATGAATTGTTTGGTGGCTATTTGTATTTCCATAAAGCACCAAATGCTAAAGAATTTCATGAAGAAACCGTTCGTAAATTAAGCAAATTACACATGTACGATTGCTTACGTGCCAACAAAAGTTTAGCTGCTTGGGGAATCGAAGGACGTGTGCCATTTTTGGATAAAGAATTTATGGATGTGGCTATGCGAATCAACCCACAAGACAAAATGATTAATGGGGAAAGAATGGAAAAATGGGTGTTAAGGAAAGCTTTTGAAGATATGTTGCCAGCCAGTGTTGCTTGGAGACAAAAAGAACAATTTAGTGATGGAGTAGGATACAGTTGGATTGATACTTTGAAAGAAATGGTAGCCAAAGAAATTTCGGATGACCAATTAGCAAATGCTAAATATAAGTTTCCGTTGCAAACACCAACATCAAAAGAAGAATATTATTACCGTTCTATTTTTAACGAACATTTCCCAAGTGATGCAGCAGCTTTATGTGTTCCCCAAGAAGCAAGTGTAGCATGTAGTACCAAAATTGCATTAGAATGGGATGCGGCCTTTAAAAACATGAATGATCCTTCTGGTAGAGCTGTCGCAAATGTGCACGATGATGCCTATGTAAAAGCATAAAAGCGATAGTATTCGCTTTAAAAAGAAACTCAATGGTAAAGTATTGAGTTTAGATTGAAGTTTAGTTTGTTTGTTAAAAACGCTCGGCATTTTTGTTGAGCGTTTTTTTGTTGAAATCATGCCAAAAATGTTAATAACTTAAAGGTTTTAAAGCCAATTTTGAATAGGAAATCCTATGCGTTTTTATATATTTGCTCGTTAGACAAAATTAGATTTTTTACGATAAAATAATATGAGCGACGAGATTAAAAAGAACAGTTATTCGGCCGATAGTATTCAGGCATTAGAAGGAATGGAGCACGTAAGAATGCGCCCTTCCATGTATATTGGAGATACTGGAGTTAGAGGTTTGCATCACTTGGTTTATGAAGTGGTAGATAACTCTATCGATGAGGCTTTAGCTGGACATTGTGACACTATCGGTGTTATTATAAACGAAGATAATTCGGTTACCGTTGAAGATAACGGACGTGGAATTCCTGTTGACATGCACAAAAAAGAAGGTGTGTCAGCTCTTGAGGTGGTAATGACCAAAATTGGTGCAGGAGGAAAGTTTGATAAAGATTCCTATAAAGTTTCTGGAGGTCTTCACGGAGTTGGAGTTTCCTGCGTAAATGCACTTTCTGATCATTTGAGAGCTACTGTTTTCAGAGAAGGAAAAGTGTACGAGCAAGAATACGAAAAAGGAAAAGCAATGTATCCTGTAAAGCAAATTGGCGAAACAACCAAACGCGGAACCATGGTTACTTTCCATCCTGATAAAAGTATCTTTACACAAACTATAGAATACTCCTACGATACCCTTGCTGGACGTATGCGTGAGTTGTCTTTCTTGAACAAAGGAATCACAATAACACTTACGGATAGAAGAGATGTAAATGATAAAGGGGAATTCAATTCAGAAGTTTTTCATTCCAAAGAAGGATTAAAAGAATTTGTTCGGTTTTTAGATAAAGGTAGAGAAGCTATCATTTCGCATGTAATTGGCATGGAAAATGAAAAAGGGGAAGTTCCTGTTGAAGTAGCATTGGTTTATAACACTAGCTATTCTGAAAACATTTTCTCTTATGTAAATAATATCAATACTCACGAAGGAGGAACGCATTTGCAAGGTTTCCGTATGGGATTAACCCGTACCTTGAAAAAATATGCTGATGCTTCTGGACTTTTAGATAAATTGAAATTTGAGATTTCAGGGGATGACTTCCGTGAAGGATTAACCGCTATCATTTCAGTAAAAGTTTCAGAGCCTCAATTTGAAGGACAAACTAAAACCAAATTGGGTAACAGAGAAGTAGTTTCTCCAGTATCTCAAGCAGTGGCTGAAATGTTAGAAAACTATTTGGAAGAAAATCCAAATGATGCTAAAATCATTGTTCAGAAAGTTATTCTAGCAGCTCAAGCACGTCATGCAGCTAAAAAAGCACGTGAAATGGTACAACGTAAAACCGTTTTAGGCGGTGGAGGTTTACCAGGAAAATTGTCTGATTGTTCAGAACAAGATCCAGCAAAATGCGAAGTGTATCTTGTAGAGGGAGATTCGGCGGGTGGAACTGCTAAGCAAGGTCGTGATAGAAACTTTCAAGCGATTTTGCCTTTGAGAGGTAAGATTCTGAATGTGGAAAAAGCCATGCATCACAAGGTATTTGAAAACGAAGAGATTCGAAATATATTCACCGCACTAGGGGTTACCATTGGTACGGATGAAGATTCTAAAGCCTTGAACTTAGAAAAGCTGCGTTATCATAAAGTAATCATCATGTGTGATGCCGACGTCGACGGTAGTCACATTTCTACCTTAATATTAACGTTCTTCTTCCGATTTATGAAAGAACTGATTGAAGGCGGACACGTTTATATTGCAGCACCACCTTTATATTTAGTTAAAAAAGGAAACAAAAAAGAATACGCTTGGAATGATGATCAACGTGATTCAGCTAATGAGAGAATGGGAGGAAGTGCAGCGATTCAACGTTACAAAGGTCTAGGGGAAATGAATGCTGAGCAATTATGGGAAACTACCATGGATCCAAACTTTAGAACTTTACGTCGTGTAACTATCGATAGTTTAGCGGAAGCCGATAGAGTATTCTCTATGTTGATGGGAGATGAAGTGCCACCAAGAAGAGAGTTTATAGAGAAGAATGCAGTGTATGCTAAGATAGATGCATAGATTATTTTAAATTTTGAATTATAAATTTTAAATGATTCAAAATTTAATGTTCAATTTAAAATTCAAAATTTATAATTTAAAATAAAATCAATGAAAGTTACGATTGTAGGAGCAGGAAACGTTGGTGCCACTTGTGCTGATGCTATTGCTTACAGAAGAATTGCCAGCGAAATTGTGTTGGTAGATATTAGAGAAGGTTTTGCAGAAGGAAAAGCTTTAGACATTACCCAAACACAAACTACTTTAGGGTTTAATACTAAAGTTACTGGAAGTACAAATGATTATGCAAAAACAGCAGGAAGCGATGTTGTAGTTATTACATCCGGAATTCCTAGAAAGCCAGGAATGACTCGTGAAGAATTAATTGGAATCAACGCTGGTATTGTGAAGTCGGTTGCAGAAAGCTTATTGCAACATTCTCCTAAGGCAATTTTTGTTATAGTCTCTAACCCAATGGATACTATGACTTATTTGACTTTTAAATCTTTAGGATTACCAAAAAATAGAGTTATCGGAATGGGAGGAACTTTAGATAGTTCTCGATTCAAAACCTACTTGTCACTTGCTTTAGACAAACCTGCGAATGACATTCAAGGAATGGTAATTGGAGGTCACGGAGATACTACTATGATTCCGTTAACAAGATTAGCTTCTTATAATGGAGTGCCAGTTTCTGAATTTTTATCGACAGCCGAATTAGAAAAAGTTTCCGCAGATACTATGGTGGGAGGCGCTACATTGACGGGGTTATTAGGAACTTCTGCTTGGTATGCTCCAGGAGCTTCTGTTTCTTATTTAGTAGATGCTATTTTGAATGACCAAAAGAAAATGATTCCTTGTTCAGTATATCTAGAAGGAGAATATGGACAGAGTGATATTTGTATCGGAGTGCCATGTATCATTGGTAGAAACGGTGTAGAGAAGATTGTTGATATTACTTTAAATGATGAAGAAAAAGCCAAATTTGCTAAGAGTGCTGATGCAGTAAGAGCGATGAATGGTGATTTGAAATCGATATTAGGTTAAGGGATATTTACCACCTAAATTATAAAAAGAGATTGTACTGCAAAGTGCAATCTTTTTTTGTTTTTAAGCCACTACTAACGCCCGTCTATAGGGATATAAAAATTAACCGTATAAACGGTTCAGTTTATAGGCATAAACAAAACGGTTTATAGGCATAAATCATTCAGTTTATAGGCATAAACTAAACGGTTTATCAGCATAAATAAAAAGATTATAATTTGAGACTCAAAAAAACTACAATTTTCACCCTATTTTTTTTGATATTAATCGATAAAATATTGGTTAATCACACTTAGAATTATATATTTGCACGTTTCAAAAAAAGCCGAAACCTTGTAAATACAAAGGATTATAGTCTAAGCCCTTGTATTTCAGGAGTTTTTTGCTTTTAAAAACCAATAATATTAAACCAAAGAATTAATTAATTTTTAGTAATAATGCAGAATAAAGGACTAGTTAAATTTTTCGCAATACTATTTGCATTGGTAAGTATCTACCAACTTTCATTCACATTTGTGGCCAACAAGGTAAAAAATGATGCCAAGGCTTTTGCAGGAGGACATCCTGAAAAAGAAATTAAATATCTTGACTCTATTGGAAAAGAAAAAGTTTTCAGTTTAGGGTTTACCGATTTTAATTACAATGAAGTAAAAGATAAACAAATCAATAAAGGTCTTGACCTTGAAGGAGGAATTAACGTTATTCTACAAATATCTGTAAAAGATGTATTGAAAGGATTGTCTAATTACTCTAAAAACCCAGTTTTCAATAAAGCGTTAGAAGATGCAACTAGAGACAGAGTGGGGAATCAAAGTTACTTAGATGCTTTTTATATTGCTTTTGATAATGAGTCAAGAGGGACTGTGAAATTAGCAGATCCTAGTATTTTTGCGAATAGAAATTTACAAGGAGAAATTGATTTCAAAATGACAGATGCTCAAGTGAAAAAAGTCTTGGGTAAAAAAGTTGATGAGTCAGTAGAATCTGCCTTTGGTGTATTAAGAAAACGTATCGATAAGTTTGGGGTAACTCAACCAAATATAGCTAAATTAGGTCAAACAGGAAGAATCTTGGTAGAATTACCAGGAGCTAAAGATGTTGACCGTATTAAAAAATTATTACAAAGTACCGCTCAATTAGAGTTCTGGGAAACTTATAAAGCAGAAGAATTAATGGGCTTCTTAGGTTCGGCTAACGAGGCTTTGAAAGCAACCGTTAAAACGGATGAGAAAGTAGCTGCTGCAAAACCTGCAGATTCATTGACTAAATTGTTAACAGACAAAGACAAAGATTCAACGGCTACAAAAAAAGGAAAAAACCCTTTATTTGATAAATTCATTTCTCAAGGTGGAGGACCAATCTTAGTTATTGCTTCGCCAAAAGATACTGCTGTAATCAACGGTTATTTAAAAAGACCAGAGATTCACAACTTATTACCAGCAGACAAACGTTACGCTAAATTTGTTTGGGGAAAACCAGAAGTTAAAGTAGATGAAAAAACCAAAAAAGAAACAGAAACTGTTGGTTTGTATGCTTTAAAAGGTAACAGAGACAATGTAGCGCCGTTAAGTGGTGGTGTTATTGTAGATGCTATGGATACGTTTGACCAAATGGGTAAACCAGCCGTTTCTATGCAAATGAACGGACAAGGTGCAAGAGTTTGGGAAGAATTAACAGGAAGAGCTTACACTCAAAAAAGCTATATCGCTATTGCTTTAGATAACATTGTGTATTCTGCACCTGGAGTTACTTCAGGTCCAATTTCTGGAGGTAGATCTGAAATCTCTGGAAACTTTGATATTGCTGAAACTAAAGATTTAGCCAACGTATTAAGAGCTGGTAAATTACCTGCTGCTGCCGAGATTGTACAATCTGAAGTAGTTGGACCTTCTTTAGGTCAAAAAGCTATTGATGCAGGTACAACATCGTCTATTGTTGGATTCTTATTAGTATGTTTATGGATGGTGTTCTATTACGGAAGAGCGGGTTGGTATGCTAACGTTGCGCTTTTAGTGAACTTACTTTTCTTATTCGGAATCTTAGCAAGTTTAGGTGCGGTTTTAACTTTACCAGGTATTGCAGGTATCGTGTTAACATTAGGTACAGCAGTAGATGCGAACATCATCATCTATGAAAGGGCAAAAGAAGAGCTAAGGGATGGGAAGTCATTAGCTGATGCAGTAAAAGCATCTTACGGTTGGAAAGGAGCTATGCGTTCTATCATTGATGCAAACGTTACTCACGTTTTAACTGGAGCTATTTTATTCATCTTCGGTACTGGTCCAATCCAAGGATTTGCAACTACTTTATTAATTGGTATTTTCACTTCGTTATTTACTTCTATCTTCATCGCAAGAATGTTTATTGATAGAGATATCGCGAAAAATGCTAACTTAACATTTACAACTAACTTAACTAAAAATTGGTTTACAGGTTTCCATTTTGATTTCATTGGAATTAAAAAATGGTCATATTTAATTTCCTCTATTGTTATTATTGGAAGTTGTGTTTCATTTTATGTTAATGGTTTAGACGAAGGTGTTGATTTTGTTGGAGGAAGAACGTTCCAAGTGAAATTTGAAAAACCAGTAGAACCTACTCAAGTATCAGATGAATTATCAGCTGAATTTAAAACAGGGGTTGAGGCTAAAGTATTTGGTGAAGATGACCAATTAAAAATTACAACAAAATACAAAATTAAAGAAGATGGAGTAGGAGTTGATAAAGAAGTTAATGAAAAATTATACAATGGCTTGAAAAAATATTTCAACGCTAATATGACTTATGATAAATTCATCAATACTTATGACGGAAAACAAGTAGGAGTATTGCAAGCTTCTAAAGTAGGAGCTGCGATTTCTGCCGATATTAAGACTAACTCATTCTGGGCGGTTTTAGGAGCTATGTTAGTAGTTGGTTTATATCTTGTAATTTCCTTCCGTAAATGGCAGTATTCTCTTGGAGCATTAGCTGCAGTAGTCCATGACGTTATCTTTGTATTAGGTATTTATTCTATTTGTTACAAGTTCATGCCTTTCCACATGGAAATGGATCAGCACTTTATCGCAGCTATCTTAACAGTAATTGGATACTCTATGAATGATACCGTAATTGTATTTGACAGAATTAGAGAGTTCTTAGCTGGAGACAGAAAAGGACACTTTAAAGATGTGGTAAATGCTTCTATTAATACTACGTTATCAAGAACATTAAATACTTCGTTAACGATGATTATGGTATTATTAATCATGTTCATTTTTGGTGGAGAATCAATCAGAGGATTTATCTTCGCTATGTTGATTGGTATTATCGTAGGAACTTATTCATCGTTATTCATAGCAACACCAGTTTTAGTGGATACCATGAGCAAAGAAGCTATTGAAGATATTGAAAAAAGACACGGTAACTAAGTTACTTAGTTTATATATATTTGAAAAAGGGTTGTCAGTGTGGCAACCCTTTTTTTGTTAAATTTGTTACAAGAGATGGTAAATAAATATTCTTTAAAAATGAAAAGTAAAATTTTAAATCTACTATTGATTCTTACCTCGCTGATAGGTTATTTAGAGTGGGGGAAATCAAATCATTTATTTCTATTTCAAGTTGAAATGGAACTATTTTCAAAAATGTTTACACATCCAAGTACAGTACTTCATCCTTTTGTATTGCTTCCTTTTTTGGGACAATTACTATTGTTAATTACCCTTTTTCAGTCCACAACTAAAAGAACACTTACTTTTATAGGTATTGTCGCTTTGACCTTATTATTAGGATTTATGTTTGTGATTGGAGTTATGAGCTTAAATATCAAAATATTAGGTTCTACTATTCCATTTTTAGTGGTCGCTATTTTGACTATTAGTTATAATTTCAAAAATGTAACGCCAGTATAATAAAAAAACCGAACTAATTGTTCGGCTTTTTTATTATTTATCTTTCTTGATTATATTTCTCAATACGGCTTTGTCAGGGTAATTGATAACTTCTAAGGTGATTTCTTTTCCTTTTCTGGTTTTGCCATAGATGACATAGAGTTTACCTCCTTCTTCTTTGATATTGCTTTTATCAAAATCAACATCACCATTAGTCAAGGTGTTTTTGATGTCAAGTGTATCTACCCAATCTTCTGAAAGTCTTCGCGAGGCTTCAATATCATAAAGGAACGGCTTAGTTCTTAAGTCATTTAAAACTCGGGCATTGGGAAAATAATTGCAACGTGTGTCTTTTCCGCTGAATACAACAGCAACAAAAAAACAGCCCATAACTAAACCTACTAAGTAGTAGGCGAAACGTTGGTAAAACTTCATAGTAGATTAATTTTTGGCAAAAGTAATCAATGTTCTATATCCAATACATTTTTAAGGGAAGTTTATTATTAAAAAACAATCAAATTAATATCATTATCTGGTAAATTGAACCAATCGCCAATCGCTTTGTTGGTTAAAATTCCATGATAGAGATAGACTCCATTTTTCAACCCTTTATTACAACGGATAGCACTCTCTAAACCACCATCTTCAGCAATTTGAAGAAGGTAAGGTGTGATAATATTGCTAATAGAAAGCGAAGCCGTTTTGGAATATCGAGAAGGGATATTCGGGACGCAATAATGAATAATGTTATTTTTGATAAAAGTTGGATTTTCGTGAGTTGTTACTTCCGAAGTTTCAAAACAACCTCCAGTATCAATACTAATATCAACAATTACAGCTCCTTTTTTCATGTGTTCTACCATCGTCTCAGTAACAACAACTGGGCAACGTTCTTTACCTCGCAAAGCTCCAATCGCCACATCACATCTTCGCAAAGCTTTTAACAATGATTTTGGCTGAATAGTAGAAGTAAATATTCTTTGATTTAAATTATTTTGTAAACGACGTAGTTTGGTGATGGAGTTGTCAAAAACTTTTACATTGGCTCCTAAGCCTAAAGCAGTTTTTGCGGCAAATTCTCCAGCAGTTCCAGCGCCAAGAATCACTACATCGGTAGGGGGAACTCCAGTGATATTGCCTAGTAATAATCCTTTTCCGAATTCGTTGTTAATCATTAATTCGGCTGCAATTAATACTGAGGCCGTTCCTGCGATTTCGCTTAATGATTTCACAGCAGGATAGGAACCGTCTTCATCTTTGATGTATTCAAAAGCTAGAGCCGTTATTTTTTTCTTGGCTAAAGCTTCGAAATATTCTTTTTTTCGAGTCTTTAATTGAATGGCAGAAATGACAATGGTATTGCTATTGACTAAGGCAATTTCCTCCATGGTTAAAGGTTCGACCTTGAGTATCATGGGGCAACTTAAAACTTTTTTGGCATCTTTAGTAATCGTTGCTCCAGCATCGCTGAATTCTTTGTCGGTATAGCTTGAACTTAATCCAGCACCCGATTCAATCATTACTTTATGACCGTGAGAAGTCAGTGAATTAACTGCATCGGGAGTTAAGCAAATACGTCTTTCTTGATAAGAAGTTTCTTTGGGTATTCCTATGAAGAGCTCGCTTTTATGACGATATACTTCTAATTTTTCCTCTTGAGGTAAAAGCTGTTGCTTTGTGAAAGGGGTAATAGCCATACTGCACAATTGAATTTTGCACCAAATTACAAAAATTTATTCAATTAGCTCAATGTTAAATGTCTTTTACCGTCGATGGTTTGCGTTAATTTAGCCACCGAAAAATCATCAGGAAGTAAATTCGGAATTTTTTCTGCCCATTCGATAAGGCACCAATTTCCTGAAAATAAATAATCGTCAACACCCATATCTAAGGCTTCGGTCTCCGATTTTAATCGGTACATATCAAAATGATACACCCATTGATTATCATTGGTTTTGTATTCGTTTACTAACGAAAAAGTTGGACTACTTGTAGCATCTTGAACTCCAAGTTGTTTTGCCAAAGCCTTTATTAATGTTGTTTTTCCAACACCCATATTGCCATGAAAAAGCATTACTTTATTTGGGTTTTCGGCGATGATTTTTTGAGCTACTTCTTGAATTTCATCTAATGAAAAAATGATTTCCATAGGTCTAATAAACTATTTTGGATTAAAAACTAAAAACGGCACTATCATTTCTTCTAATGAAATTCCGCCATGTTGATAGGTATTTCTATAGTAACTAACGTAGTGATTATAATTGTTGACATAAGCCAAGAAAAAATCATTCTTTGCAAAAATATAAGAACTACTCATATTGATGGTTGGCAAACCAATTTTTTTAGGATCTTTTACAGCGTATACTTCCTTATCTTCATAAGTCAAACTTCTTCCGGTTTTATAACGCAGATTTAAACTAGTGTTTTTATCGCCAATCACTTTTGAAGGGTTTTTTACATTGATTGTTCCGTGGTCAGTAGTGATGATTAATTTGAATCCTAATTTTTGGGCTTGTTGAATAATTTCTAATAAAGGAGAGTTTTTAAACCAACTTAGTGTCAGGGAACGATAGGCTTTATCATCTGAAGCTAATTCTTTTACCACATCCATTTCTGTTTTGGCATGTGAAAGCATATCCACAAAATTATAAACGACGGTTACCAATTGGTTGTCTTTTAATCCTTTGAAGTTTTCAGCTAATTTTTTACCACTGGTTAAATTGGTAATTTTAAAATAATCTTGTTTGATATTTAAACCTAATCGTTTTAAATGAGCAGTAAGAAACTCGGCTTCATAAAGATTTTTTCCGCCATCTTCGACATCATTTTTCCAATATTGCGGGAACTGCTTTTCCATTTCTAATGGTGTTAAACCAGAGAAAATAGAATTTCGAGCATATTGTGTTGCAGTTGGTAAACTAGCGTAATATGGGACTTCTTTTTCAAGTTTATAATGATTGCTAACGACACCTTCAATAGCTTTCCATTGGTCGTAACGAAGATTATCTATAACTACAAAAAGGACAGGTTTATCTTTTTTAACCAATTCGGGAACAACTAATTCTCTGAACAAGGTATGAGATTGAATGGGTCTATCAGCTTTCGGTTCAAACCAATCTTCGTAATTACGTTCAATGAATTTTCCAAACTGCGAATTGGCTTCTACTTTTTGGCTTTCTAGAATTTCAAACATACTTTGATCGTTAATGTTTTCTAATTCCAATTCCCAAAAAAGTAATTTTTTATATAATTCTACCCAATCTTCATAGCTGTTTACCATGGCCATTTCCATAGCAATTTTTCGGAATTCTTTTTGATAATCTAAGGTTGTTTTTTCTGAAATTAATCTTGAATGGTCTAGGTTTTTCTTTAAACTTAGTAATATTTGATTTGGATTCACAGGTTTTATCAAATAGTCGGCTATTTTAGAACCTATGGCTTCTTCCATGATATATTCTTCCTCACTTTTGGTAATCATAATCATCGGTGTGGATGATTTTTTTTCTTTCATTTCTGAAAGTGTTTCCAAACCGCTCATTCCAGGCATGTTCTCATCAAGAAAGACTATGTCAAAATTGCCATCTTCAAAAGCATCAACAGCATCCCGACCATTATTAAAAGTAGTTACCTTATAATTTTTCTTTTCAAGGAATAAAATGTGTGGTTTAAGTAAATCAATTTCATCATCTACCCACAGAATTTTTATCGTATCCATAATCGTTATTGTTTGGTTGCAAATTACTATTTATAAAACGCAGTATTATTAAAATTATTATAAAACTGAAAAAGTTTTTTGATTTAGATAAACACAATACTATCAACTGATAATTATCATTTTTATATGAAATGGGAAGTGATACTTTTGAAGAAAAGAAGAAACATGAAAATCGAACAAATTTATACCGGATGTTTGGCTCATGTAGCCTATTATTTAGAAAGTGATGGGGAAGCCGCTATTTTTGACCCTTTGAGAGAAGTCCAACCCTACATTGACAGAGCTAGGAAAGATATTGCCAAAATAAAATATGTTTTTGAAACTCATTTTCATGCCGATTTTGTCTCGGGACATTTAGATTTAGCTTCAAAGGAAAAGGCTACCATTGTTTACGGACCAACAGCAAAACCCAATTTTGAAGCTTTGATTGCCAAAAATAATCAGATTTTTGAGGTCGGGAAGTGCAAGGTAAAAGCCATTCATACTCCGGGACATACTATGGAAAGCACTTGTTATTTATTGATAAATGAAGAGGGGAAAGAGTTTGGAATTATAACAGGAGATACTTTGTTTATTGGAGATGTTGGAAGACCAGACTTGGCACAACATGTTATTGCAGATTTAACACAAGATAAATTAGCTCGATTATTATTCCACTCTTTAAGAGAAAAAATCATGCCTCTTGCAGATGACTTGATTGTTTATCCAAATCATGGAGCAGGAAGTGCTTGTGGTAAAATGATGAGTAAAGAAATCACAGATACTTTAGGAAATCAAAAAAGAACGAATTATGCTTTAAATCCACAATTCACAGAAGACGAATTTGTATTGGCCATATTGACTGGGCTGAATACTCCTCCAGCATATTTTCCTAAGAATGTTTTAATGAATATTCAAGGCTATGAAAGTTTGGATGCCGTTATGCTTCGGGGTCAGAAACCATTTGATGCCAAAACTTTTGAACTTGTTGCTAATGAAACGCAAGCTTTAATTTTGGACACCCGTAAAGCATCAGAATTTTGTAAAGGGTTTATTCCCAATAGTATCAATATTGGATTGGAAAGTAATTTTGCTATGTGGGTTGGGGAATTAATCCCCGATTTGAAACAACAGATTTTAATCGTAGCAGATGATAATGAGAAAGTTCAAGAAACTATTATTCGATTGTCAAGAGTAGGTTATGATTATTGCATTGGCTATTTGGATGGGGGTTTTCAGACCTGGAAGAATGTCAATAAAGAAATCGATACTATAGATAGAATCACCGCAGAGGATTTAGTTATTTTGGAAGAAATTCATAAAGTGCCCATTTTTGATGTTAGAAAGCGAAGCGAATTTCAGTCAGAGCATATTGTTGGGGCTCAAAATGTTCCTTTAAATGAAATCAATAATTATTTGGATGCATTCCCAAGAGACCAATTTTTTGTAATTCATTGTTTGGGTGGATATCGTAGTATGATTGCAGCTTCTATATTAAAACAAAGAGGATTTGAAAATTTTGCAGATGTAGTAGGAGGGTTCAACGAAATCAAAATAACAGCAACTCCAATTTCAGACTATGTTTGTCCGACAACATTATTATAGCATAGTCAAAAGAATGTTAAAGTGTATCTGACATTTGTAATATTAATTACATTTGAGGAACTGTTGAAGTCAATATTAATTTAAATTTATAAAAATGAAAAAAGTAATTTCAATGATGGCAGTGGTGGCATTTTTATTCTCTATGAATGTTAATGCACAAGAAAAGCCAAAAGAAAAAAAGAAAGAAGTAGCTAAAACAGAAAAAACATGTGCTGCTGGTGAAAAGAAAATGTGTGCTGCAGGAGAAAAAAAATCTTGTTGTGCTGCTAAAAAAGCAGAAGAAAAAAAATAATTTATTTTTCTTTTATGAAAAAAGTGCTTGAAAATTCAAGCACTTTTTTTTGGTTTTAAGTAATCTTCAACATAATAACATACATTTGGTAACTTTTTTAATTTTTTTAGACCTATTCGTAATCAAAATTATAAACTTATGCAATTTAATACCAAACTTACTCTTTGCCTATTTTC
The window above is part of the Flavobacterium sp. N1994 genome. Proteins encoded here:
- the tsaE gene encoding tRNA (adenosine(37)-N6)-threonylcarbamoyltransferase complex ATPase subunit type 1 TsaE; translation: MEIIFSLDEIQEVAQKIIAENPNKVMLFHGNMGVGKTTLIKALAKQLGVQDATSSPTFSLVNEYKTNDNQWVYHFDMYRLKSETEALDMGVDDYLFSGNWCLIEWAEKIPNLLPDDFSVAKLTQTIDGKRHLTLS
- the secDF gene encoding protein translocase subunit SecDF — translated: MQNKGLVKFFAILFALVSIYQLSFTFVANKVKNDAKAFAGGHPEKEIKYLDSIGKEKVFSLGFTDFNYNEVKDKQINKGLDLEGGINVILQISVKDVLKGLSNYSKNPVFNKALEDATRDRVGNQSYLDAFYIAFDNESRGTVKLADPSIFANRNLQGEIDFKMTDAQVKKVLGKKVDESVESAFGVLRKRIDKFGVTQPNIAKLGQTGRILVELPGAKDVDRIKKLLQSTAQLEFWETYKAEELMGFLGSANEALKATVKTDEKVAAAKPADSLTKLLTDKDKDSTATKKGKNPLFDKFISQGGGPILVIASPKDTAVINGYLKRPEIHNLLPADKRYAKFVWGKPEVKVDEKTKKETETVGLYALKGNRDNVAPLSGGVIVDAMDTFDQMGKPAVSMQMNGQGARVWEELTGRAYTQKSYIAIALDNIVYSAPGVTSGPISGGRSEISGNFDIAETKDLANVLRAGKLPAAAEIVQSEVVGPSLGQKAIDAGTTSSIVGFLLVCLWMVFYYGRAGWYANVALLVNLLFLFGILASLGAVLTLPGIAGIVLTLGTAVDANIIIYERAKEELRDGKSLADAVKASYGWKGAMRSIIDANVTHVLTGAILFIFGTGPIQGFATTLLIGIFTSLFTSIFIARMFIDRDIAKNANLTFTTNLTKNWFTGFHFDFIGIKKWSYLISSIVIIGSCVSFYVNGLDEGVDFVGGRTFQVKFEKPVEPTQVSDELSAEFKTGVEAKVFGEDDQLKITTKYKIKEDGVGVDKEVNEKLYNGLKKYFNANMTYDKFINTYDGKQVGVLQASKVGAAISADIKTNSFWAVLGAMLVVGLYLVISFRKWQYSLGALAAVVHDVIFVLGIYSICYKFMPFHMEMDQHFIAAILTVIGYSMNDTVIVFDRIREFLAGDRKGHFKDVVNASINTTLSRTLNTSLTMIMVLLIMFIFGGESIRGFIFAMLIGIIVGTYSSLFIATPVLVDTMSKEAIEDIEKRHGN
- a CDS encoding DUF4258 domain-containing protein, which translates into the protein MKFYQRFAYYLVGLVMGCFFVAVVFSGKDTRCNYFPNARVLNDLRTKPFLYDIEASRRLSEDWVDTLDIKNTLTNGDVDFDKSNIKEEGGKLYVIYGKTRKGKEITLEVINYPDKAVLRNIIKKDK
- a CDS encoding alanine dehydrogenase, whose protein sequence is MAITPFTKQQLLPQEEKLEVYRHKSELFIGIPKETSYQERRICLTPDAVNSLTSHGHKVMIESGAGLSSSYTDKEFSDAGATITKDAKKVLSCPMILKVEPLTMEEIALVNSNTIVISAIQLKTRKKEYFEALAKKKITALAFEYIKDEDGSYPAVKSLSEIAGTASVLIAAELMINNEFGKGLLLGNITGVPPTDVVILGAGTAGEFAAKTALGLGANVKVFDNSITKLRRLQNNLNQRIFTSTIQPKSLLKALRRCDVAIGALRGKERCPVVVTETMVEHMKKGAVIVDISIDTGGCFETSEVTTHENPTFIKNNIIHYCVPNIPSRYSKTASLSISNIITPYLLQIAEDGGLESAIRCNKGLKNGVYLYHGILTNKAIGDWFNLPDNDINLIVF